From Hymenobacter sedentarius, a single genomic window includes:
- a CDS encoding acyl carrier protein, whose amino-acid sequence MSEIAEKVKAIIIDKLGVEASEVTPEASFTNDLGADSLDTVELIMEFEKEFNVSIPDDQAENIGTVGQAVSYLEEHAK is encoded by the coding sequence ATGTCTGAAATCGCAGAAAAAGTAAAGGCCATTATTATTGATAAACTGGGCGTTGAAGCCTCGGAAGTAACCCCCGAAGCAAGCTTCACCAATGACCTGGGTGCCGACTCGCTGGACACCGTCGAGCTGATTATGGAGTTCGAAAAGGAGTTCAACGTGAGCATCCCCGACGACCAGGCCGAGAACATCGGCACCGTGGGCCAAGCTGTCAGCTACCTCGAAGAGCACGCTAAATAG
- a CDS encoding IPExxxVDY family protein — MKTFTLDVDYECDFALFGLVSSTRDYTLAWMLNRALRLRLVKQPELLLNLLSQGRLVFTHYLHATETLTFRLLRNRSVEPSNLKKPFLAPDIKEYDYLLAVSNGCGALADDELLQQLTALDAVQYACQFDPNTLKYKENLIL; from the coding sequence ATGAAGACCTTCACCCTCGACGTTGATTATGAGTGCGACTTTGCCCTGTTTGGGCTGGTGAGTAGCACCCGCGACTACACCCTGGCCTGGATGCTGAACCGCGCCCTGCGCCTGCGCCTCGTCAAGCAGCCCGAGCTGCTGCTCAACCTGCTCAGTCAGGGCCGGCTGGTGTTCACGCACTACTTGCACGCCACCGAAACCCTGACCTTCCGGCTGTTGCGCAACCGCTCGGTGGAGCCTTCCAACTTAAAAAAGCCGTTCTTAGCACCCGACATCAAAGAGTACGACTACCTGCTGGCCGTGAGCAACGGCTGCGGAGCCCTCGCCGACGACGAATTGCTGCAGCAGCTCACGGCCCTCGACGCCGTGCAGTACGCCTGCCAATTCGACCCGAACACCCTCAAATACAAGGAAAACCTGATTCTGTAA
- the pyk gene encoding pyruvate kinase: MENRHTFNKTKIVATVGPASNTYERLGTLIREGVDVFRLNFSHGSYDDHLAVINTVRRLNKDMRTAVGLLQDLQGPKIRLGEVEGGGVEIKAGDKIKLVCGEKEISTATRLSTIYLGLARDVKPGDMILIDDGKIELKVLATDRDQEVDVEVIYGGLVKPRKGINLPDSEVSAPSMTEKDIEDLEFGLAHDVDWVALSFARKADDIRFIKNLIAEAGKTTRVVAKIETPDGLRNIDEIIAITDAVMVARGDLGVEVKMEEVPMAQKMIIAKCNAAGKPVIVATQMMESMITAPRPTRAETSDVANAVLDGADAVMLSAETAVGAYPAEVIRSMVGTILSVETHSPQLFHHWFPIDATGPNFMADSVLSAACHLAKNTGAKAITGMTHHGYTAFQLAKYRPKANIFIFTDNRPLLTALSLVWGVRSFYYDRLISTDSTISDIRYVLTTTGHLDPGDISINTGSMPIQDKGKANMVKVSVA; the protein is encoded by the coding sequence ATGGAAAATCGCCACACGTTTAACAAGACCAAAATCGTGGCCACCGTCGGCCCGGCTTCTAATACCTACGAACGGCTCGGCACCCTCATCCGCGAGGGTGTCGATGTGTTTCGGCTCAATTTCTCGCACGGTTCTTACGACGACCATTTGGCCGTTATCAACACCGTGCGACGCCTAAATAAGGACATGCGCACCGCCGTGGGCCTGCTGCAGGATTTGCAGGGACCCAAAATTCGGCTCGGCGAAGTAGAAGGCGGCGGGGTTGAAATCAAGGCCGGCGATAAAATCAAGCTGGTGTGCGGGGAAAAGGAAATCAGCACGGCCACGCGCCTGAGCACGATTTACCTGGGCCTGGCCCGCGACGTGAAGCCCGGCGACATGATTCTGATTGACGACGGCAAAATTGAGCTGAAGGTGCTTGCCACCGACCGCGACCAGGAAGTAGACGTGGAGGTAATCTACGGCGGCCTGGTAAAGCCCCGCAAGGGCATCAACCTGCCCGATTCCGAAGTTTCGGCCCCTTCCATGACCGAAAAAGACATCGAAGACCTGGAGTTTGGCCTGGCGCACGACGTGGACTGGGTAGCCCTCAGCTTTGCGCGCAAAGCCGACGATATCCGCTTCATCAAAAACCTGATTGCCGAAGCCGGCAAGACCACCCGCGTGGTGGCCAAGATTGAAACCCCCGACGGCCTGCGCAACATCGACGAAATCATCGCCATCACCGACGCCGTGATGGTGGCCCGCGGCGACCTCGGCGTGGAAGTGAAGATGGAGGAGGTGCCAATGGCCCAGAAGATGATTATTGCCAAGTGCAACGCCGCCGGCAAGCCCGTTATCGTGGCCACCCAGATGATGGAGAGCATGATAACGGCCCCCCGCCCCACCCGGGCCGAAACCAGCGACGTGGCCAACGCCGTGCTCGACGGCGCCGATGCCGTGATGCTCTCCGCCGAAACCGCTGTGGGCGCCTACCCGGCCGAAGTAATTCGCTCCATGGTCGGCACTATCCTGAGCGTGGAGACCCACAGCCCCCAGCTCTTCCACCACTGGTTCCCCATCGACGCCACGGGCCCCAACTTCATGGCCGATAGCGTGTTGTCGGCGGCCTGCCACCTGGCCAAAAACACGGGCGCCAAAGCCATTACGGGCATGACCCACCACGGCTACACGGCTTTCCAGTTGGCTAAATACCGCCCCAAAGCCAATATCTTCATCTTCACCGATAACCGCCCCCTGCTCACGGCCCTGAGCCTGGTGTGGGGCGTGCGCAGCTTCTACTACGACCGCCTCATCAGCACCGATAGCACCATTTCCGACATCCGCTACGTGCTGACCACCACCGGCCACCTAGATCCCGGCGACATCTCCATTAATACCGGCTCCATGCCCATTCAGGATAAAGGCAAAGCCAACATGGTGAAAGTGAGCGTGGCATAA
- the rpsT gene encoding 30S ribosomal protein S20 produces the protein MANHKSALKRIRSNEAKRVLNRYQHKSTRTAIKRLREATDKTAAQELLKKVSSMLDRLAKKNIIHKNKAANNKSKLTKLVNAL, from the coding sequence ATGGCAAACCATAAGTCGGCCCTCAAACGCATCCGCAGCAACGAAGCTAAGCGCGTGTTGAACCGTTACCAGCACAAATCCACTCGTACGGCCATCAAGCGCCTGCGTGAAGCCACCGATAAAACGGCCGCTCAGGAGCTGCTGAAGAAAGTGTCGTCGATGTTGGACCGTTTGGCCAAGAAGAACATCATCCACAAGAACAAAGCTGCTAACAACAAAAGCAAGCTGACAAAACTCGTCAATGCGCTTTAG
- a CDS encoding YheT family hydrolase, which produces MPLVSESRYQPPFYLFNGHLQTIVPSLWRTVPDVTYQRERLELPDGDFLNLDWSRLPETRPTDGLVIVSHGLEGDASRPYVRGMVRALNRAGLDALAWNYRSCGGEMNRLLRSYHLGDTDDLDMVLRHALATGRYQRVYLTGFSAGGNVTLKYLGEDPDRVPVEVKRAAVFSVPTDLQASSVHIARRQNQVYLRRFLKTLRLKVRAKAEMMPGQVDLTGIDELRDFQEFDSRYTAPMHGFDSADAYYKYASSGRYLSGIQVPTLLVNAQNDPFLPESCFPREVATNSPFVFLETPSEGGHVGFAEGSPDGEYYSERRAVEFLTAEVPA; this is translated from the coding sequence ATGCCTCTCGTATCCGAATCTCGTTATCAGCCGCCGTTCTATCTCTTTAACGGCCACTTGCAGACTATTGTGCCCAGCTTGTGGCGCACCGTTCCCGATGTGACCTACCAACGCGAACGGCTGGAGCTGCCCGACGGAGACTTCCTGAACCTAGACTGGAGCCGCTTGCCGGAGACGCGGCCCACCGATGGCTTGGTCATCGTTTCGCACGGCCTCGAAGGCGATGCCTCCCGCCCCTACGTGCGGGGCATGGTGCGCGCCCTCAACCGGGCCGGCCTCGACGCCCTGGCCTGGAACTACCGCAGCTGTGGCGGCGAGATGAACCGCCTGCTCCGCTCCTACCACCTCGGCGATACCGACGACCTGGACATGGTGCTGCGCCATGCCCTGGCCACGGGCCGCTACCAGCGGGTGTACCTCACGGGCTTCAGTGCCGGCGGCAATGTGACGCTCAAATACCTGGGCGAAGACCCGGACCGCGTGCCCGTGGAGGTGAAGCGGGCCGCTGTGTTTTCGGTTCCCACGGATTTGCAGGCTAGCTCCGTGCACATTGCCCGCCGCCAGAACCAGGTGTACCTGCGCCGCTTTCTTAAGACGCTGCGGCTGAAGGTGCGCGCGAAAGCCGAAATGATGCCGGGCCAGGTCGACCTAACGGGCATCGACGAGCTGCGCGATTTCCAGGAATTTGACAGCCGGTACACCGCGCCCATGCACGGCTTCGACTCGGCCGATGCCTATTACAAATACGCCAGCTCGGGGCGATACCTGAGCGGCATTCAGGTGCCCACGCTGCTCGTGAATGCCCAGAACGACCCGTTTTTGCCCGAATCCTGCTTCCCCCGCGAGGTGGCCACCAATTCGCCGTTTGTATTCCTGGAAACACCCTCAGAAGGCGGGCACGTGGGCTTTGCCGAAGGCTCGCCCGATGGTGAATACTACTCCGAGCGGCGCGCCGTGGAGTTTCTCACGGCGGAGGTACCTGCTTAG